The Culex pipiens pallens isolate TS chromosome 2, TS_CPP_V2, whole genome shotgun sequence DNA window AGCCGTCCACCGGGCGGACATTTCCTCCGGCATTTTCAATAGAACATAACTCAATCAGTCCTAGGAACTTTCCTCAACGCCAGAAAAAAACAAGCTACCGACCGGCCAAGGTTCACCCTCCCCGTGACATGGTGCGATAATTGCCCCAACAATGACCCCATGCTCCCCCCCGGGAGAAACGAAAAgctattgatttattgattgatTTCACACATACACTGCCCTCCACGTGTAACTCCCGGACCTGAAGCTGGGGCTTGACACGCGTTTTTGTTTATGCACTGGTGGCGGCAAAAAACAAGACGAATAAAAAtcgtttgaaatttattttcctcCACCACCACGTGACAGCCATTCCAGGGAGAAGGTTTGGATTGGTAGTCGTTAAGGGAGTGCATATTTATTTCCTGACAATCCTATGCCCTGCTCTTTTTTCCTGAAAGGAGCAGGGGGACAATTGTCTTCCCGGCGGTGTGTCGCTGATTCGCGAGCGTGTTCAATGAtcatttttcgtgaaatttggaCAGCGGTGTAGCCAAGGAAAATCCCTTAATTCAAGAGATTcgagagattcaagagattccagagattcaagagattcatgAGATTCATGAGagtcaagagattcaagagattcgagagattcaagagattcaagagattcaagagattcaagagattcaagagattcaagagattcaagagattcaagagattcaagagattcaagagattcaagagattcaaggaTTTtaggattcaaaaattcaaggacTCAAGGAGTCAAAAAACTCAAGAGATTCCATCGATTTCTGCGATTCCTACCAGTTTATTAATGCAACTCTTAGCTACGGGCCTGCCCGTAGTACTACTCCAAGTCCATTGTACACCTTCAGATACGACGACTTCTTACAATTGTATCTCTATTCCTGCCACCTCGCGCCATGCAATTCCACAACTTGGCGCAGTTGACTACTTCATGTGCCAAGTTcaacgctgctgctgctgccgctggaAAAAGAGAAACTAGAAATTATAGCTATTAGATATAAATAAACCCACGCAAGTGTCTGGAACAAAAtgtatacaaaataaaattatcagcATAACTTCCCGCGGAGGGTGGAGGAATTACGGGGCGAAGGCCAGGCGCGGTAGAGGTTCAATTATGGTGGTAAAACCTTCCTTCGGCGGACCCCGGACCCGATGTAGGTGCTAATGGTGTACAAAAAGCGCGACCGGGCGCTCGCGCCAAGATCCCAGATATCCCTGCCGCGATCTGCCGGAACGCGGTGGAGCAGGTTTTCGGTGGCGTCTACTGCGGCGATGACTAATTTACAGCGAGTTCATTCAAGTGTCTGTTTTCATTCCAATCAAGTGCGACACTGAGGCAACAATAGGGAGTTCGCCAAGGATTGCCAGACCGTTGAAATGGCAGCGCGGATCGCGTTTTAATTATTCCACATTGCGACACAGCCCCGCGCGAATTGAGAGATCTGGATCAGCTGCAGCTCAGCTAGAACCAGAAGGCTTGAACTATGGGGATTATTGATTGGATCAATCGCGCTCGCGGAATCAGATTTATGAAGTACACCGTTGAGTGAATGCTCGCGAAAGGGTTTTGCTCACTGGTGTGTTCTAATCCACTGGAGGGCCTGACACCcacgaaaaatttaaatgagCTATTGTCACGTAGATACTTGGCGTGGTGCCACTCCGTCGTCGTTGGACCCTTCTACACTGAATGGCAACTAGAAAGGGCACCTCCTGCGGACAATTCCGGGTACCACCGTGAAGTTGCGTCTTGATGGCGCTTTGTTGTTGTCTGGTTTGCAATTTAGTTCCTGAATAGTCTATTCTTGGTATTGGATCAATCTAGAAAATCTTGGATCACTCGAAAAGTATTAAACTGGACTCTTGAATcgcttgaatctcttgaatcttttGAGTCTCTAGATTctcttgaattacttgaatctcttgagttttttttaaatcttttgaatctcttgaatctcttgaatctcttgattCTCTTGACTTACTTAAATCTCTTGAATcacttgaatctcttgaatctctagATTCTCTTGAAAcacttgaatctcttgaatctcttgaatattttgaatctcttgattctcttgaatctcttgaatcacTTGAATCTCTTGATTCTTTAGAATCACTTGAATcacttgaatctcttgaatctctagATTCTCTTGAATCACTTGAatctcttgagttttttttaaacttttgaatctcttgaatctcttgaatctcttgactTACTTTAATCTCTTGAATcacttgaatctcttgaatctctagATTCTCTTGAATCACTTGAATCTCTtgagttttttaaaacttttgaatcccttgaatctcttgaatctcttgactTACTTTAATCTCTTGAATcacttgaatctcttgaatctctagATTCTCTTGAAACACTTGAAtgtcttgagtttttttaaatcttttgaatctcttgaatctcttgaatctatagaatctcttgaatcttttgaatctcttgATTCTCTTGAATCACTTGAATCACTTGAATCTCTTGATTCTTTAGAATCACTTGAATCACTTGAATCTCTtgagttttttaaaacttttgaatcccttgaatctcttgaatctcttgactTACTTTAATCTCTTGAAACACTTGAATCTCTTGAGTCTCTAGATTCTCTTGAATCACTTGAATCTCTTgagttttttaaatcttttgaatctcttgaatctcttgaatcccTTGACTTAAATCTCTTGAATcacttgaatctcttgaatctctagATTCTCTTGAAACACTTGAATCTCTTgagttttttaaatcttttgaatctctagaatctcttgaatctgaagaatctcttgaatctctggATTCTCTTGACTTACTTAAATCTCTGGAATCTCTTGAAACTCTTGAATGTCAACTTCTTGAATCTCTCGCATCTCTTGAATCTcatgaatctcttgaatctcttgaatctatTGAATCTATTTAATTCAGTGGGGGGAATGGTAGTTCAATAGAAATTCAATGTCTTAAATcattatttgaaacattctttgcAACTTCTTTGAttagtaataacaacatttgtttttcccaaaaaaataattattaaagtttcaatttctgagaattttgacatttcttgAAGCAGTACACAAGCAGATTTTTTTGtgacagatattttttttgctggtttcaatgaaatttttgtacacattttaacaagaacaatttttagatttttttgaatattcggaaatttaaaaaaagtttttcaaatattatttaagtttttttgaattcttcacATTTTTGAGAGTAATCTGTCTTCTGCTGCagataattattaattttatttaatatttgttcatattttataattgtatttatttattgtaatttaaacGAAAAGAAGCCTAGAATAGTggcttttttgttcaaaaaaaaaaaaatcaaataaacaaacaatcaatCATTTGTACATTGATAtcagcaaattaaaaataaggggAGAGGGGGGCATGACGTTCTTGCAAATcagtcaaggggggaatggatcgcaaaaggttgagaaacactgatttaaggggttacatacatgtaaattggcaaaaatgtcaagggttggtATGAGAACacgctgaatatttttttaaatttgttttcagggtattaaaatatacattttcatctatttacaaaataaatatgaagacatttggatgtagcGTTGCCGAGCTATAGCTattttagcagtttcaaaaacagggtgccacgatatctcaacactgcgttgaccaaatcggctcaaaattttggtgaagactcactaaacgggtcccgtgtgcatgacgaaagccgattctcaaaaagtttattttacaaaaagataaaaatatttgtctgtttttcatataaaaaatcaacagtttttgatttttgtaatttttcaaaaaactaaaattcaaaatcgggcttcgtcatgcacacgggatatgtcttgagagtcctcACCTCAAATTTCCGCcacttaaatcataaaatatctttatggaactttcaggagtgattggaaatcatcttttgaaaggatttaataaataattggaaatatgaatttttgagattttttagatgtatgtaaccccttaatcccttcaatctcttgaatctcttaacCCTTTACAACCCAACTCCGTCTCTAGACTGGCTTCGATCTGAAATATCTCcaataatcaatttttcaagcaatttttgatctttaaaaagcattggaaagaagaactcttaaaatttaatacaattttagggttggaagtttgacttcttttatgtgactttgccaatgttttaaaaaatgtgtttttgggggtcaactttggctgtgttttttactaaaatttcctatttttttagtaaaaagtatgcagtaatttttgtagtgtcccagactatgcctctacgcattttttacaatttaaatgataatggtgctattctatagcaaatttttcaaaaaagtgactgtaaaaacatgaaaaaattagctaggaaaatgtaatgataggaggtggtagaacagGCCAAatgctaccaaaaacaaacaaaatctaaaccagataaatgcaaataaaaataaaacaagaaaaacataaaacaagagaagtaaagtttttagtATAACAAAAttgctcagaaaaaaaattagggcagtagagggttaaacctcTTAAACCTCTTGCATTTCTTGTATCTatcgaaaacgaaactattggcactacgccccccggggcatggccttcctctaacgtgggatttctgctccagcgcctctgacgagacaggagaaaccgggaccgacgttttacttcaccatccgatagaagctcagtggataaggcgggaatcgaacccgcgtctcatagcatcatcgggatcggcagccgaagccgctacccctgcgccacgagaccctatCTATCGAATACCTTGAATAATCGAATCTATCAATTCCtcaaatctcttgaatctctaaGAGATTCGAGATTATCTTTTGAATTACTGATTCTCCTGAAGAAAAGACCAAACCTCTCGAATCACTTGAGTGTAATAACTACAACGAATCTTCAAACAAACCCAGCAGCACTTTGGCACGCTGCAAACCTTCAAACACCACGATTCTACCAAACAGTCCCATCTTGTACAGAGCAGCCCAGAGGGGAACAAACGAGGAATTAATAATCATAAATTTGCACTGCCAGCTCCGGCGAACCTCCACTCCGTGGTCCTCGAAGATGTGCAACCAGCCTCCAATCGTCGTCGCGCTACCGTTCCGCTACCCAGCCAGCGTCGTGTAATCGGTCATGTTTTGACAAATTTATTGTTAATTAATGCTAACGAAGTCCAACGCGGAGAGCCCCGCGGAATCACCTGTTTACACGCCCCGGACTTGCTGGCGAATGTGCTCAAAAGAGGCGGTTCGCCGACTTGATTTGGTCCCGCGAGGATCGCCAATTAGGCGCGCAAAACGATCGACGGGTAATTGTGCGCGGTTATGAAATCTCGATTTCTGCTAATTAAGCCGAGGGGAAAATTGACTCATTTCCACACAACGCGACTCGTCTCCAAATAAGGTGCCTTGGCGACGATCAATTATGAAGTTTTCGGACGACTTTCTCACGATTTGTCCCCCTGGGTTGACTGTTTTCAGTGCTGATTCGTGATGCATCACCcacgaaacaaacaaaaatgctTCGCTGTGAGGGTGAAAAGAATATGCTACAAGTCACTTAAGGGGAAACCCCTTTTTGTCCACAATGTTGCAACGCGGTGGTAACTCGAGAGTCAGACTAAATTAAAAGGGTCGTCGGCCGCGGCTGCAACGACTGGCAGCAGCCAAATTAAATTAGCTCAATTTATGATTGTCCCGGCCACCCCTAAATCCGCATCGGAACTAAACATGAGAACAGTGGGAAGAGTCTACAGTTTGATATCAGGGGGTTGAAATGTGATTGGTCCTTGGAAAAAATACTCAGGTTGATTTAAAATCCGTTTATTTCTCCCGAATCATCATTCTCGTATACTTCAATCCTGCTTCGGCCCAACTGGTACTTTTCTGCCAGTTGATGGTTGCGGAACTTTTCTGATTGAGGTGTTCACCGTTGAGATTACTGAAAGAGCAAAATTGATTAACTCTTATAACTGCAAAATATAGTATGTCAAATTACCTGTAATGACACGCCTGATACCACCAAGCTCCCTTATATTGCTTGGCACAATTCGAACTATGAGGATCATTGTCACTGTCAAACGTCGAAAACTTCATTCCCTTGTGATACGCCAGAGAATCGTCAGCCGTTCCGCTATAACTTCCAAGCTTGTTCAGTGCATATTTCTCAGCTTCACCACCCAGCTGAAACTCGGTATAGCGAGCGTACTTGTAGTTTCCCGAAAAGTCCTCCAACTCCACCATCAACTCGTACGTCCCACGTTTCGTAATTTGGTGAATTGCTTCCAGTCCCAGCCAAAACTCCTCCCCAATCACGCCGAATCCGTCCCGATAGTCGGACCAACCGCGGTAGAAGTTGACCGATCCGTCGAATCTCTGCTGGATTACGAGCCAACCTCCACCGAAGCGTTGCAACTCGCAGAACACGGAGATCGGGGTTGAGTCGTTTTCTAGAATTAGGTTGAAGATTTCGGAAGCTTTGGAGTTTGCAGACTTGCATGACTTGATGTTGGCTTTCTTTGTATCATCTTTTGATTTCGGACTTGACAAGTCAACTTTAAGAGCGTGGGTTGAATTCGGCCTGAATCTGTCAAGTTCTTGCCGAATCTTGTCATGATTCGCACACATGGTTTGGAGGTTCAAAATTTgtctgaaaataaaacaaaattcacgAAAAATCTACGCAACTTTTGAACACCTTCCATACTTTGAGTAGTCCGCCACCAGTGAAACGTTGGCCGATACGCCGACCTGCAGGTCGTCAACGCGGTCGGTCAGCTGCTTCTGGTGGTGATGCATTAGCTGATTCACTTGCTGCTGATTTCCCTCCAAGGAGCGCTGATTGTTCAGTACGGTTTCACCCAGCTCCTTAACGTGGACAAAAAGCTCTAAAAAGCTGAAAGCAAATAGTTTGGTTAGTTCTTGCGTGTTTAAAATGAATCCAAATTTACCTAAACTGAAGCTGATCCAGCCGTTCTTGCACCAACTCATAGCCAAATCCTGAGGTTGAAATATTTTGTGGAGTCAACTCTGCTGCACAGACTGAAGTTGCGATGATCAAACTTAAATACTGCAGACACTTTGAAGCCATTCTGCCTCTCGATCCTGAAGAATCTGTTGAATGTGGATGCCACTCGTTAGCATATCTGCTTTTATACCAATTTTAGTGCCGAAGAAAACGGGGTTTGCCGGGAACGAAACGGGGATTTTTTGTTGCGATAAAGGAGCTATGAGTAGTTTCTTATATTTAGCAGTCGTCTGTTATCAGCCCCAAAAGTACAAATCGTTGCATGAGCACAGCTGTAGCAAGAGGAAAGAAGTTGACAAAACTAAATAATCTGAAATTAGAtacaattacaaattacaaacccatcgattaaaacaaaaaccataccatagttgatccatctaaaaaatgttgccctgtcaatatatttttttttgcatttaggccgttgcaaatattgcaaatattgaaaatagaagtctaaccaactgaaaacaatctaagatgcatttttttgcattgataatcatattaagcatgtttgggcttgtttaaaaatgttttgcatttttatggaattccaatgtaaagcactgcaaaaaaattattattctcaaaaaatgaaattttcatcaagACTTAGatattctatatttttttaatttttttttaaatttttgtcatttttgtaatttttgttatttttgtaatttttgtcatttttgtcatttttgtcatttttgtcatttttgtcatttttgtcatttttgtaatttttgtcatttttgtcatttttgtcatttttgtaatttttgtaatttttgtaatttttgtcatttttgtcatttttgtcatttttgtcatttttgtaatttttgtaatttttgtaatttttgtaatttttgtcatttttgtcatttttgtcatttttgtcatttttgtcatttttgtcatttttgtcatttttgtcatttttgtcatttttgtcatttttgtcatttttgtcatttttgtcatttttgtcatttttgtcatttttgtcatttttgtcatttttgtcatttttgtcatttttgtcatttttgtcatttttgtcatttttgtcatttttgtcatttttgtcatttttgtcatttttgtcatttttgtcatttttgtcatttttgtcatttttgtcatttttgtcatttttgtcatttttgtcatttttgtcatttttgtcatttttgtcatttttgtcatttttgtcatttttgtcatttttgtcatttttgtcatttttgtcatttttgtcatttttgtcatttttgtcatttttgtcatttttgtcatttttgtcatttttgtcatttttgtcatttttgtcatttttgtcatttttgtcatttttgtcatttttgtcatttttgtcatttttgtcatttttgtcatttttgtcatttttgtcatttttgtcatttttgtcatttttgtcatttttgtcatttttgtcatttttgtcatttttgtcatttttgtaatttttgtaatttttgtcttttttgtcatttttgtcatttttgtcatttttgtcatttttgtaatttttatctttttgtcttttttgtcatttttgtcatttttgtcatttttgtcatttttgtcatttttgtcatttttgtcatttttgtcatttttgtcatttttgtcatttttgttatttttggttattttgtgtcatttcGTGAATAATTCATTCGCATTTTTTCtcatgtttttaaaacttttttccaatagtaaaaaaaagttatcagaaatggtgtataatcgtgttttttagcgttatacatattttttttttaaattgtccaaatattttAGGAACCACTTCCACATCAATGTTTTCCTAAACGAAACAAACCCAACGTGACACAAGTGCCGCACGCATATTCTCATTGTTTGTCATCAAAAGAATAACATTCAATTCATCTCCCACCGATAAAGGAAGCATACGCTACCAGCCACTTGCGAGAGTGTCCATCAATTGAACGGCGCGTGTGCCGAATTGCCGACTGGCCCCTCCTGAGTTGGTTTATGGAAATTGTGCTGTTGCACCAGCCAGCAGCATCACCCATTACCGGAGCAGGAACCGGAAAGGAAAAAAGCTGCCGTGCGCACGGGAAAGCATCCTACACAGGCACTTCACCCTCATCGATGCGTTCGTTTTGGGGTGGTTTTGGACGGGCTGGGAATCCACGTGACCTGTTTGATTTATGGTGGTTTGCCTTGTTACAATCGAGTTGAGGGTGACTTGCACCCCGCACCAGGATAACATCTATTGGTACTTTTGCTTtgaatgaaaagtatttttttttctaaattactttaaaatcCTCTACAAAAGAAGAGTCAAATTTCCAAGTCACTAGGTGAATTGCTCCCGCAGGATTTTCCACCACCAAGTGATAATGGATCTTTGGGTGCGGATTTCACTCGGCAAATGGCGGCGTGGTGTGTCGACGATTCTTTACGGTTAATTGATAATTCTGAGAGCCTTCCCAGGGAAAGGGAGTGGCTATAAGCTGATGTTTTTGCTGCTGGTGGTGGCAGCGTGAGAATCGTTGGCCGTTTCCGGAAATCAGCTGCAATTAAGTCTGCGTAGAATCGGGAAGTGGATTTCGGGCCGGATTACGGTGCGTTTTCCCACACAGACTGTACAGAGTTGTCGGGCTGGTCGTGGCCGGTGCTGCGGGCAGGTTTCGCAattgatttggtgaaaacaggGGGAGGGATTttccatgagaaagtgaaaaaagaAACATGCGCCGCCGCAGCAATGCAGAACGTGGACCTGGGCAGCAGCATCATTAGCAGGGAAGCTGGTTTGAGGTTTTTATGCGAAATGCTGGGTTGGGTGTGAGGAAGAGTTGGCTGACATTGACgtgcatgtttttttaaattatattttcttaaatttaaataataaggaTTTATATCACTGcagtttatattttcaaaatgaactCATATTTAATTTCCAGCtatttaaaaccaatttaaaaaatatcagtaaTGCTGCCAAATATTtccatattttcatttcaaagcatacagtcatccctcatattcggaacagattacagatcggccaatgttcaaataatcatagcaaatcggtaattgaacttaatgattcgcttttaccttcatttgaaagcctTTCAtgtgatctttcgaatgctgtatcgaacaactgcgaaatttaacttttatatcaagtttttgaagaaaaactttgacccttgaaatccacaaattcggaacacttttttcttacggatgtaaacaaactttggatctctccaggagtacatatttgtaacaaaataatgacttcacacactgaaaccaatgaaactcatgcttagtgatgttttaaccatggtctgataactttttttgtgaaaatatcagttaaattcaggtgttccacaattgtgggaggcacaataacatcccacaatcatggaacaggcaatttggagacaGTGTTTCGccgctctggacaaaatagtcttgaaatgaggttttttgttcaaaaagtactacttttactagtgaaatagtaagagaatgtccaaatgaaggtcctaaaaatagtagggtcgacagaaaagctgcatttggcatgttattgacaaattatcacaaaagtgttccgaatttgtgggtgttccgaatatgtgggatgactgtacctttttcagaataattttaacttGTATGGTAATTATTTGTCGTTTTAAAGCTCAGTGTTCTAAAAtgagaaaaactttttgaaaaatttgttggaaaaaaatctgattgctCTTAAATATGCTTTCAACAGAGTTTCAAACAATAAAACTCTACATTTCTCATCCATTTTTTCCTGgaagcaatgaaaaaaaaatctgaaatttccgATATTCTATGATATTCCATGTAGTGTTAAAAGATTTTGATCAGCCTGAAAATCATCACAACACACTGGattgttaatttttgtaatgagcaaatttgtttaaaaaaatttgaaatgatcaGTTGAAAATCAAGTCCTAATAGTGGAAAACTCGAAAAACCActgaaatataattttaaactcAAACTGAACATGCATTACCGTGCTGATAgcaaaagcaataaaaataaatggcaTCATAATATTCCTTACTGTACAAAAACAATTGTAAAAGAATTCGATCggctaaaacatgaaaaaatgaaaaatctgcaTAAATTTGATAACCGATAttctgatcgttttggtgtcttcgcaaagttgtagatattgcttagaacgtaaaaaaattgaattcttGTATTTGGACTTTCCACAGGAAAAGCGCAgcagttgaatttttgaaaattctcagtTTTGGATATATTTAAGATAACAACAAATGCCATCATTTGAGCCATGGCTCATGCTGGTCAAAATTCAtttagcagtgttgccaatttttcgacaatatcataagttttcaaaaacattggaaaagtcgaaataaattttttgactaatttttttgataataaatcaaattttctattgaaaagtgttttaaatttcGATCTTAAAATCGTGACTTATTTTTACCTTTAGGAACAACTCATTTCATTGTATTCTCaatttcatttattaacattgaaaatcgaaggaaatttgctgaatcagtaagattaaaaaaatctagaccctttttttttgtatccggcttactccgatggacattgacaaaaggtgtgaaagggatacactcattgtttacgtttgtttattagggtgtttcatctaaaaccaaaagttctcagaatcaggcaaaccgaggctcctctagtagaggatacccatagggactctcatgccaaatatcagcccatttggttgagtattggcctgtccccagcggtttaaagtttacatgtaaattactatgggatttttatgcttttcgttcaatcgatcCTACAGGTCAGGGGACAActtggattcactcggaataaagacaggtgtgtaggggatggtccaatgaacaaattccagaaggaattagggttgtccattctgtccccaaggtgcgc harbors:
- the LOC120422400 gene encoding fibrinogen-like protein A, producing the protein MASKCLQYLSLIIATSVCAAELTPQNISTSGFGYELVQERLDQLQFSFLELFVHVKELGETVLNNQRSLEGNQQQVNQLMHHHQKQLTDRVDDLQVGVSANVSLVADYSKQILNLQTMCANHDKIRQELDRFRPNSTHALKVDLSSPKSKDDTKKANIKSCKSANSKASEIFNLILENDSTPISVFCELQRFGGGWLVIQQRFDGSVNFYRGWSDYRDGFGVIGEEFWLGLEAIHQITKRGTYELMVELEDFSGNYKYARYTEFQLGGEAEKYALNKLGSYSGTADDSLAYHKGMKFSTFDSDNDPHSSNCAKQYKGAWWYQACHYSNLNGEHLNQKSSATINWQKSTSWAEAGLKYTRMMIREK